A window of the Serratia sarumanii genome harbors these coding sequences:
- the mglA gene encoding galactose/methyl galactoside ABC transporter ATP-binding protein MglA, whose translation MADSSREFLLEMTDICKSFPGVKALDNVNLRVRPHSIHALMGENGAGKSTLLKCLFGIYKKDSGSIVFQGREIDFKSSKEALEHGVSMVHQELNLVLQRTVMDNMWLGRYPTKGLFVDQEKMLKDTQAIFDELDIDINPREKVGNLSVSQMQMIEIAKAFSYDAKIVIMDEPTSSLTEKEVNHLFTIIRKLKERGCGIVYISHKMEEIFQLCDEITVLRDGQWIATQPLEGLDMDKIIAMMVGRSLSQRFPDRQNTPGEVILEVKNLTSLRQPSIRDVSFDLHQGEILGIAGLVGAKRTDIVETLFGIREKVAGTIKLHGKAIDNHSANEAINHGFALVTEERRSTGIYAYLDVGFNSLISNIRNYKNKLGLLDNARMKSDTQWVIDAMRVKTPGHHTHIGSLSGGNQQKVIIGRWLLTQPEILMLDEPTRGIDVGAKFEIYQLMTELAKKGKGIIIVSSEMPELLGITDRILVMSNGQVAGIVNTKQTSQNEILRLASLHL comes from the coding sequence ATGGCCGATAGCTCACGCGAATTTTTGCTGGAAATGACGGATATCTGTAAGTCATTTCCCGGCGTCAAAGCCTTGGACAATGTCAATTTACGCGTCCGTCCGCACTCGATTCACGCCCTGATGGGGGAGAACGGCGCGGGGAAATCGACGTTGCTGAAATGCCTGTTCGGCATTTATAAAAAAGACAGCGGCAGCATTGTGTTTCAGGGCCGGGAGATCGATTTCAAGAGTTCGAAGGAAGCGCTGGAGCACGGCGTTTCCATGGTGCACCAGGAGCTGAACCTGGTGCTGCAACGCACCGTGATGGACAATATGTGGCTGGGGCGCTACCCGACCAAAGGCCTGTTCGTCGATCAGGAAAAAATGCTCAAAGACACCCAGGCGATCTTCGACGAGCTGGATATCGACATCAACCCGCGCGAAAAGGTGGGCAACCTGTCGGTGTCACAGATGCAGATGATCGAAATCGCCAAGGCGTTCTCCTACGACGCCAAAATCGTCATCATGGATGAACCGACCTCCTCGCTGACGGAGAAAGAGGTCAATCATCTGTTCACCATCATCCGCAAGCTGAAAGAGCGCGGCTGCGGCATCGTTTATATCTCGCACAAGATGGAAGAGATCTTCCAGCTGTGTGACGAGATAACGGTGCTGCGCGATGGCCAGTGGATCGCCACCCAACCGCTGGAAGGGCTGGATATGGACAAGATCATCGCCATGATGGTCGGCCGCTCGCTCAGCCAGCGCTTCCCCGACAGGCAGAACACGCCGGGTGAGGTGATCCTCGAGGTGAAAAATCTGACGTCGCTGCGCCAGCCCTCGATCCGCGATGTGTCCTTCGATCTGCACCAAGGCGAGATCCTCGGCATCGCCGGGCTGGTGGGCGCTAAGCGCACTGATATCGTCGAGACGCTGTTCGGCATTCGCGAAAAGGTGGCGGGCACCATCAAGCTGCACGGAAAAGCGATCGATAACCACAGCGCCAACGAAGCGATCAACCACGGTTTTGCGCTGGTGACCGAAGAGCGCCGATCCACCGGGATTTACGCCTACCTCGACGTGGGCTTCAACTCGCTGATCTCCAATATCCGCAATTATAAAAACAAGCTCGGCCTGCTGGATAACGCGCGGATGAAGAGCGACACCCAGTGGGTGATCGACGCCATGCGGGTGAAAACGCCGGGGCATCACACCCATATCGGCTCGCTGTCCGGCGGCAATCAGCAGAAGGTGATCATCGGCCGCTGGCTGCTGACGCAGCCGGAGATCCTGATGCTGGATGAACCGACGCGCGGCATCGACGTGGGCGCCAAGTTCGAGATTTATCAGCTGATGACCGAACTGGCGAAGAAGGGCAAGGGGATCATTATCGTCTCGTCCGAAATGCCGGAGCTTTTGGGGATCACCGACCGTATTTTGGTGATGAGCAATGGTCAGGTTGCGGGCATCGTTAACACCAAACAGACCTCGCAAAATGAAATCTTACGTCTCGCCTCCCTGCACCTTTAA
- the mglC gene encoding galactose/methyl galactoside ABC transporter permease MglC yields the protein MNALNKKTLFTYFKEGGIYVVLLVLLAIIIIQDPTFLSLMNLSNILTQSSVRIIIALGVAGLIVTQGTDLSAGRQVGLAAVVAATLLQSMDNVNKVFPHMETWSIPLVILLVCAVGAVIGLVNGLIIAYLNVTPFITTLGTMIIVYGINSLYYDSVGASPVAGFDPKFSTFAQGFLRFGDFKLSYITFYALIAIIFVWILWTKTRFGKNIFAIGGNPEAAKVSGVNVPLNLIMIYALSGVFYAFGGLLEAGRIGSATNNLGFMYELDAIAACVVGGVSFAGGVGTVWGVVTGVIIFTVINYGLTYIGINPYWQYIIKGSIIIFAVALDSLKYAKKK from the coding sequence ATGAACGCGCTAAATAAAAAAACGTTATTTACCTATTTCAAGGAAGGCGGCATTTACGTGGTGTTGCTGGTGCTGTTGGCCATCATCATCATTCAGGATCCTACCTTCCTCAGCCTGATGAACCTGAGCAACATTCTGACGCAGTCTTCGGTGCGCATCATCATCGCGTTGGGCGTGGCGGGGCTGATCGTGACCCAGGGCACCGACCTGTCCGCCGGGCGGCAGGTGGGGCTGGCGGCGGTGGTGGCGGCCACGCTGCTGCAGTCGATGGATAACGTCAACAAGGTGTTCCCGCACATGGAAACCTGGTCGATTCCCCTGGTTATCCTGCTGGTGTGTGCGGTCGGCGCGGTGATCGGCCTGGTTAACGGCCTGATTATCGCCTATCTCAACGTGACGCCGTTCATCACCACCCTGGGCACCATGATCATCGTCTACGGCATCAACTCGCTGTATTACGACTCGGTCGGCGCTTCGCCGGTCGCGGGCTTCGATCCGAAGTTCTCCACCTTTGCCCAGGGCTTCTTGCGCTTCGGCGACTTTAAGCTGTCGTACATTACCTTCTATGCGCTGATCGCCATCATATTCGTCTGGATCCTGTGGACCAAGACCCGCTTCGGCAAGAACATTTTCGCCATCGGCGGCAACCCGGAAGCGGCCAAGGTGTCCGGGGTCAACGTGCCGTTGAACCTGATCATGATCTATGCGCTGTCCGGCGTGTTCTACGCCTTCGGCGGCCTGCTGGAAGCGGGGCGCATCGGCAGCGCCACCAATAACCTCGGCTTTATGTACGAGCTGGACGCCATCGCCGCCTGCGTGGTGGGGGGCGTCTCCTTCGCCGGCGGGGTGGGTACGGTGTGGGGCGTGGTGACCGGGGTGATCATCTTTACCGTCATCAACTACGGCCTGACCTATATCGGCATCAACCCGTACTGGCAGTACATCATCAAGGGCAGCATCATCATCTTCGCCGTGGCGCTGGACTCGTTGAAATACGCCAAGAAGAAGTAG
- the sanA gene encoding outer membrane permeability protein SanA, translated as MWKRLIISLFIFIAVLMGSAIALDRWISWKTAPYVYDELQALPHRQVGVVLGTAKYYRTGVINQYYRYRIQGAINAYNSGKVKYLLLSGDNAQQSYNEPMTMRRDLIAAGVAPSDIVLDYAGFRTLDSIVRTRKVFDTNDFIIITQRFHCERALFIALHMGIQAQCYAVPSPKDMMTVRAREIFARLGALTDLYILKREPRFLGPLIPISAMHTVPEDAQGYPAVSPEQLVELEHKLKEEKQKAKQP; from the coding sequence ATGTGGAAACGCCTGATCATCAGCCTGTTCATCTTCATTGCGGTGTTGATGGGTTCGGCTATTGCGCTCGATCGCTGGATCAGCTGGAAAACCGCGCCTTACGTCTACGACGAACTGCAGGCATTGCCGCACCGCCAGGTCGGCGTGGTGCTCGGCACCGCCAAGTATTACCGCACCGGGGTGATCAACCAGTACTACCGTTACCGCATTCAGGGAGCGATCAACGCCTATAACAGCGGCAAGGTGAAATACCTGCTGCTGAGCGGCGACAACGCCCAGCAAAGCTATAATGAGCCGATGACCATGCGCCGCGATCTGATCGCCGCCGGCGTGGCGCCGAGCGATATCGTGCTGGACTACGCCGGCTTCCGCACCCTGGACTCCATCGTGCGCACCCGCAAGGTGTTCGACACCAACGATTTCATCATCATCACCCAGCGCTTCCACTGCGAGCGCGCGCTGTTCATCGCCCTGCACATGGGCATTCAGGCGCAGTGCTACGCGGTGCCGTCGCCGAAAGACATGATGACGGTGCGCGCCCGCGAGATCTTCGCCCGCCTGGGCGCACTGACCGATCTCTATATCCTCAAGCGCGAACCGCGCTTCCTCGGCCCGCTGATCCCGATTTCCGCCATGCACACCGTACCGGAAGACGCCCAGGGCTATCCCGCCGTTTCGCCGGAACAGCTGGTCGAGCTGGAGCACAAGCTGAAAGAAGAGAAGCAGAAAGCCAAACAGCCCTGA
- a CDS encoding NAD-dependent malic enzyme, with amino-acid sequence MELEYESKRPLYIPYAGPILLEFPLLNKGSAFTEEERSHFNLHGLLPEAVETIEEQVERAYRQYQDFKNDNDKHIYLRNIQDTNETLFYRLLDSHLSEMMPIIYTPTVGEACEHFSDIYRRARGLFISYPNRDRIDDMLQNATKQNVKVIVVTDGERILGLGDQGIGGMGIPIGKLSLYTACGGISPAYTLPVVLDVGTNNPQRLNDPLYMGWRHPRISGEEYHAFVEEFIQAVKRRWPNVLLQFEDFAQNNATPLLNRYRDEICCFNDDIQGTAAVTLGSLIAASRAAGSQLRDQTVTFLGAGSAGCGIAEQIIAQMKSEGLSEDEARARVFMVDRFGLLTDKLPNLLDFQSKLVQKSDNLAGWETASDAISLLDVVRNAKPTILIGVSGQPGLFTEELIREMHKHCERPIVMPLSNPTSRVEARPEDIINWTDGAALVATGSPFAPVSYKDQLYPIAQCNNSYIFPGIGLGVLASGATRVTDAMLMAASRALADCSPLATDGHGALLPNIDDIQGVSKCIAMEVGKAAQLQGVAIVTSEDALSKAIEHNFWRPQYRSYKRTSF; translated from the coding sequence ATGGAACTAGAATACGAAAGCAAACGCCCGCTCTACATCCCTTACGCCGGCCCGATTCTGCTGGAATTTCCGCTGCTGAACAAAGGCAGCGCTTTCACCGAGGAAGAACGTAGCCACTTCAACCTGCACGGCCTGCTGCCGGAAGCGGTGGAAACCATCGAAGAACAGGTGGAACGCGCCTACCGTCAGTATCAGGATTTCAAGAACGATAACGACAAGCACATCTACCTGCGCAACATCCAGGACACCAACGAAACCCTGTTCTACCGCCTGCTGGACTCGCACCTGAGCGAGATGATGCCGATCATCTACACCCCGACCGTCGGCGAGGCCTGCGAGCACTTCTCCGATATCTATCGCCGCGCGCGCGGGCTGTTCATCTCCTACCCGAACCGCGATCGCATCGATGACATGCTGCAAAACGCCACCAAGCAGAACGTCAAGGTGATCGTGGTCACCGACGGCGAGCGCATTCTCGGCCTGGGCGACCAGGGCATCGGCGGCATGGGCATTCCGATCGGCAAACTGTCGCTGTACACCGCCTGCGGCGGCATCAGTCCGGCCTACACCCTGCCGGTGGTGCTGGACGTCGGCACCAACAACCCGCAACGCCTCAACGATCCGCTGTACATGGGCTGGCGCCATCCGCGCATCTCCGGCGAGGAGTACCACGCCTTCGTCGAAGAGTTTATTCAGGCGGTCAAACGCCGCTGGCCGAACGTGCTGCTGCAGTTCGAAGACTTCGCGCAGAACAACGCCACCCCGCTGTTGAACCGCTACCGCGACGAGATCTGCTGCTTCAACGATGACATCCAGGGCACCGCCGCGGTCACCCTCGGCAGCCTGATCGCCGCCAGCCGCGCCGCCGGCAGCCAGCTGCGCGATCAGACCGTCACCTTCCTCGGCGCCGGTTCCGCCGGCTGCGGCATCGCCGAGCAGATCATCGCGCAGATGAAGTCCGAAGGGTTGAGCGAAGACGAAGCGCGCGCCCGCGTGTTCATGGTCGACCGCTTCGGCCTGCTGACCGACAAACTGCCGAACCTGCTCGACTTCCAGAGCAAGCTGGTGCAGAAGAGCGACAACCTGGCCGGCTGGGAAACCGCCAGCGACGCCATCTCGCTGCTGGACGTGGTGCGCAACGCCAAGCCGACCATTCTGATCGGCGTGTCCGGCCAGCCGGGGCTGTTTACCGAAGAGCTGATCCGCGAGATGCACAAGCACTGCGAACGCCCTATCGTGATGCCGCTGTCCAACCCGACCTCGCGCGTGGAAGCCCGTCCGGAAGACATCATCAACTGGACCGACGGCGCCGCCCTGGTGGCGACCGGCAGCCCGTTCGCGCCGGTGAGCTATAAAGACCAGCTGTACCCGATCGCCCAGTGCAACAACTCCTATATCTTCCCCGGGATCGGCCTCGGCGTGCTGGCCTCCGGCGCCACCCGCGTCACCGACGCCATGCTGATGGCCGCCAGCCGCGCGCTGGCGGACTGCTCGCCGCTGGCCACCGACGGCCACGGCGCGCTGCTGCCAAATATCGACGATATTCAGGGCGTGTCGAAGTGCATCGCCATGGAAGTGGGTAAAGCCGCGCAGCTGCAGGGCGTGGCGATCGTCACCTCCGAAGACGCGCTGTCGAAAGCCATCGAACACAACTTCTGGCGGCCGCAATACCGCAGCTACAAGCGCACCTCGTTCTGA
- the cdd gene encoding cytidine deaminase, whose translation MHPRFHTAFSALPATLQSALQPYLDAPDFPAMFTAEQAAAIRTGCGLDDDALAFALLPLAAACSLTPISHFHVGAIARGQSGNLYFGANMEFSGAPLQQSVHAEQSAVTHAWLRGEKALASVTVNYTPCGHCRQFMNELNSGGELQIRLPGRAPATLADYLPDAFGPKDLDVASLLMDEVDHGHQLALNDALAQAALAAANRSHAPYSNAHSGVALETADGTIYAGRYAENAAFNPSLPPLQAALILLNLSGGDCLNIRRAVLAEPQEAIISQWDATRVTLAALGCQNVSRAAF comes from the coding sequence ATGCATCCGCGTTTTCACACCGCGTTCAGCGCACTGCCCGCGACACTGCAATCCGCCCTGCAGCCCTATCTGGACGCGCCTGACTTTCCGGCGATGTTCACGGCCGAGCAAGCGGCGGCGATCCGCACAGGCTGCGGGCTGGACGATGATGCGCTGGCATTCGCGCTGCTGCCGCTGGCGGCGGCCTGCTCGTTAACCCCGATATCGCACTTCCATGTCGGCGCCATCGCGCGCGGGCAAAGCGGCAACCTCTATTTCGGCGCCAATATGGAATTCAGCGGCGCGCCGCTGCAGCAATCCGTGCATGCGGAACAGAGTGCGGTAACGCACGCCTGGCTGCGCGGCGAAAAAGCGCTGGCCTCGGTCACCGTCAACTACACGCCGTGCGGCCATTGCCGCCAGTTTATGAATGAACTGAACAGCGGCGGCGAGCTGCAGATCCGTCTGCCGGGCCGCGCGCCGGCCACGCTGGCGGACTATCTGCCGGACGCCTTCGGCCCGAAAGATCTCGATGTCGCCTCGCTGCTGATGGACGAGGTCGATCATGGCCATCAGCTGGCGCTGAACGATGCGCTGGCACAGGCGGCGCTGGCGGCAGCCAACCGAAGCCACGCGCCGTACAGCAACGCCCACAGCGGCGTGGCGCTGGAAACGGCGGACGGCACCATCTACGCCGGCCGCTATGCGGAAAACGCCGCCTTCAACCCGAGCCTGCCGCCGCTGCAGGCCGCGCTGATCCTGCTGAACCTCTCCGGCGGCGACTGCCTGAACATCCGCCGCGCCGTGCTGGCCGAACCGCAGGAGGCGATCATCAGTCAGTGGGACGCCACCCGCGTCACCCTGGCGGCGCTGGGCTGCCAAAACGTCAGCCGCGCCGCGTTCTAA
- a CDS encoding CidB/LrgB family autolysis modulator, with the protein MIHEIWWSLPLTLAVYFAARWLARKLNMPLLNPLLVSMAVIIPLLLLTGIPYERYFLGSKILNDLLQPAVVALAFPLYEQLHQIRARWKSIIAVCFIGSLTAMISGGAIALWLGATPEIAASILPKSVTTPIAMAVADSLGGIPAISAVCVIFVGILGAVFGHTLFNLLTITTHSARGLAMGTASHALGTARCAEMDYQEGAFGSLALVICGIITSLLAPFLFPVLLHLFS; encoded by the coding sequence ATGATCCATGAAATCTGGTGGTCGCTGCCGCTGACGCTGGCGGTCTATTTCGCCGCGCGCTGGCTGGCGCGCAAGCTGAATATGCCGCTGCTCAATCCGCTGCTGGTTTCCATGGCGGTGATCATCCCGCTGCTGCTGCTCACCGGCATCCCCTATGAGCGTTACTTCCTGGGCAGCAAAATCCTCAACGATCTGCTGCAGCCGGCGGTCGTCGCGCTGGCCTTCCCGCTGTATGAGCAGTTGCACCAGATCCGCGCGCGCTGGAAATCGATTATCGCGGTGTGCTTCATCGGCAGCCTGACCGCCATGATCAGCGGCGGCGCCATCGCCCTGTGGCTGGGCGCCACGCCGGAAATCGCCGCCTCTATCCTGCCGAAATCGGTCACTACGCCGATCGCCATGGCCGTCGCGGACTCGCTCGGCGGCATTCCGGCGATCAGCGCGGTCTGCGTCATTTTCGTCGGTATCCTCGGCGCCGTGTTCGGCCATACGCTGTTCAACCTGTTGACAATCACCACCCACTCGGCGCGCGGCCTGGCGATGGGCACCGCGTCCCACGCGCTGGGCACCGCACGCTGCGCGGAGATGGACTACCAGGAAGGCGCTTTCGGCTCGCTGGCGCTGGTGATCTGCGGCATCATCACCTCGCTGCTGGCACCGTTCCTGTTCCCGGTGCTGCTGCACCTGTTCAGTTGA
- a CDS encoding CidA/LrgA family protein, protein MANVLTLCWKYLRALLLIYLCLFVGNALAALLPFAIPGSILGMLLLFALLSTQIMPAKWVKPGCHLLIRYMVLLFVPIGVGVMKYYDQIVAHLGPLVISCLISTLMVLVVVGYTSHYFHRERRIAGKPDDTEGNS, encoded by the coding sequence ATGGCCAACGTGCTCACACTATGCTGGAAATACCTGAGGGCTCTGCTCCTCATCTACCTTTGTCTGTTCGTCGGCAACGCGCTGGCGGCGCTGCTGCCGTTCGCCATTCCCGGCAGCATTCTCGGCATGCTGCTGCTGTTCGCCCTGCTCTCTACCCAGATTATGCCGGCCAAATGGGTTAAACCCGGCTGCCATCTGCTGATCCGCTACATGGTGCTGCTGTTCGTGCCGATCGGCGTCGGGGTGATGAAATACTACGACCAGATCGTCGCGCATCTGGGCCCGCTGGTTATCTCTTGCCTGATCAGTACGCTGATGGTGCTGGTGGTGGTCGGCTATACCTCACATTATTTTCATCGCGAGCGCCGCATCGCCGGCAAACCCGACGACACGGAGGGTAACTCATGA
- a CDS encoding MFS transporter: MKGFPSLINVLLASSLVLTIGRGVTLPFITIYLTEHFHLLPKSVGVILGVSLTLGILASLYGGYLVDKFSKNRLILLSIVLFALSFFAIPWIPRPGGVIVVLAILHTCYSVLSITIKACFADWLPVEQRIKAFSINYTLVNVGWAIGSALGVLVAGLSPLLPFYLSGGLALATVAALSLRLRGREQRPAPTAAAPAALPNFRQTVTILRSDRRLIYFTLGSTLGAVVFGQFTGYLSQYLITVSSAEFAYKIIGLVMIVNAGIVIALQYLLSRGMRQENMLRWLVLGTLFFIVGLLGFMMAGQAVWLWMVAMAVFTLGEIIVIPVEYMFIDFIAPPHLKGSYYGVQNLSALGGAINPVLSGMLLSYAAPPLMFVMLIVCALLSLLFFFLGHRLAEQAAATAEDAR; encoded by the coding sequence ATGAAGGGATTCCCCTCGCTGATCAACGTACTGCTGGCCAGTTCGCTGGTGTTGACCATCGGCCGCGGCGTGACGCTGCCGTTCATCACCATCTACCTCACCGAGCATTTCCATCTGCTGCCGAAGAGCGTGGGCGTGATCCTGGGCGTCAGCCTGACCCTCGGCATCCTTGCCAGCCTGTACGGCGGCTATCTGGTGGACAAATTCAGCAAAAACCGCCTGATCCTGCTGTCGATTGTCTTGTTTGCGCTGAGCTTCTTCGCCATTCCCTGGATCCCGCGCCCCGGCGGCGTCATCGTGGTGCTGGCGATCCTGCATACCTGCTATTCGGTGCTGAGTATCACCATCAAGGCCTGCTTCGCCGACTGGCTGCCGGTCGAGCAGCGCATCAAGGCTTTCTCTATCAACTATACGTTGGTCAACGTCGGCTGGGCGATCGGCTCTGCGCTCGGCGTGCTGGTGGCCGGGCTTAGCCCGCTGCTGCCGTTTTATCTGTCGGGCGGGTTGGCGCTGGCGACGGTGGCGGCGCTGAGCCTGCGCTTGCGCGGCCGGGAACAGCGCCCGGCGCCAACCGCCGCCGCACCGGCGGCGCTCCCCAACTTCCGCCAGACGGTGACTATCCTGCGCAGCGATCGGCGGCTTATCTACTTCACTCTCGGCAGCACCCTGGGCGCCGTGGTGTTCGGTCAGTTCACCGGCTATCTGTCGCAGTACCTGATCACCGTCTCCAGCGCCGAGTTCGCCTACAAAATCATCGGGCTGGTAATGATCGTCAACGCCGGCATCGTTATCGCCCTGCAATACTTGCTCAGCCGCGGCATGCGCCAGGAAAACATGCTGCGCTGGCTGGTGCTGGGCACGCTGTTTTTCATCGTCGGGCTGCTCGGTTTCATGATGGCCGGCCAGGCGGTCTGGCTGTGGATGGTGGCGATGGCGGTGTTTACCCTCGGCGAAATCATCGTCATTCCGGTGGAATACATGTTCATCGACTTTATCGCGCCGCCGCATCTGAAAGGCAGCTACTATGGCGTGCAAAACCTCAGCGCGCTGGGCGGCGCCATCAATCCGGTTCTGAGCGGTATGCTGCTCAGCTATGCCGCGCCGCCGTTGATGTTCGTGATGTTGATCGTTTGCGCGCTGCTTAGCCTGCTGTTTTTCTTCCTTGGCCATCGGCTGGCAGAACAGGCTGCGGCAACCGCCGAAGACGCGCGCTGA
- a CDS encoding sugar ABC transporter substrate-binding protein, whose product MKNLKTSLLALSLLAALPLQAAETAAVPAAIAQHQGPVRIAVIRNLGSDDNTTQFLAGAIQEGRKLGFKVDTFLSNGDDARFQDFVNQAISQKYDGIILSQGRAPYSTDLVKRIAAAGIAVAAFDTDVSGSVPGVTVSQQDDASLANASFGQLVKDFNGQANIIKLWVAGFPPMERRQAAYQQLLKQHPGIHELESIGAVSSDVQGDTANKVGAVLAKYPKGKIDAIWGTWDAFTQGAYKALKENGRTEIKLYSIDISNQDLQLMREAGSPWQVSVAVDPKLIGAVNLRLVANKIAGESTPDSYQFKATVIPQALLLAQPGPVNVAGLAKIIPGWGSSSDFVQPWFATLQAEHGK is encoded by the coding sequence ATGAAAAACCTCAAGACTTCGCTGCTCGCCCTCAGCCTGCTGGCCGCCCTGCCGCTGCAGGCGGCGGAAACCGCCGCCGTGCCGGCCGCCATCGCTCAGCATCAGGGGCCGGTGCGCATCGCGGTGATCCGCAATCTCGGCTCCGACGACAACACCACGCAATTCTTGGCGGGCGCCATTCAGGAAGGGCGCAAGCTTGGCTTCAAGGTGGACACTTTCCTCAGCAACGGCGACGACGCGCGCTTCCAGGACTTCGTCAACCAGGCTATCAGCCAGAAATATGACGGCATCATTCTCTCGCAGGGGCGAGCCCCCTATTCCACCGACCTGGTCAAACGCATCGCGGCGGCCGGCATCGCCGTCGCGGCTTTCGATACCGACGTCAGCGGCAGCGTTCCCGGCGTCACCGTCTCGCAGCAGGACGACGCTTCGCTGGCCAACGCCTCCTTCGGCCAGCTGGTGAAGGATTTCAACGGCCAGGCCAACATCATCAAACTCTGGGTGGCCGGCTTCCCGCCGATGGAACGCCGCCAGGCCGCCTATCAGCAACTGCTGAAACAGCATCCGGGCATTCACGAGCTGGAATCGATCGGCGCGGTCTCCTCCGACGTGCAGGGCGATACTGCCAACAAGGTGGGCGCGGTGCTGGCGAAATACCCGAAAGGCAAGATTGACGCCATCTGGGGCACCTGGGATGCCTTCACCCAGGGCGCTTACAAGGCGCTGAAAGAGAACGGCCGCACCGAAATCAAGCTGTACAGCATCGATATCTCCAACCAGGACTTGCAGCTGATGCGCGAGGCCGGCAGCCCGTGGCAGGTCAGCGTGGCGGTGGATCCGAAGCTTATCGGCGCAGTCAACCTGCGCCTGGTGGCCAACAAGATCGCCGGGGAAAGCACGCCGGACAGCTATCAGTTCAAAGCGACGGTCATTCCGCAAGCGCTGCTGCTGGCGCAGCCGGGGCCGGTCAACGTCGCCGGGCTGGCGAAGATCATCCCCGGCTGGGGCAGCAGCAGCGATTTCGTCCAGCCGTGGTTCGCCACGCTGCAGGCCGAACACGGTAAATAG